A single genomic interval of Hafnia alvei harbors:
- the tssC gene encoding type VI secretion system contractile sheath large subunit yields MSSETELEGYNVEEREYSPSLLNEIMAQTRLTPGDDAYDIAKQGVSAFISNILENGSNNEPINKLLVDRMIAELDSKLSKQMDEVLHSSRFKELESSWRSLKLLVDRTDFKENIKNHILHATKSELLDDFEYSPEISQSGFYKHVYASGYGQFGGEPIASIIGSYEFNQSSADMKLLQYVSSVGAMAHAPFLSSVSPSFFGLNSFTELSAIKELKAVFEGPAYVKWRALRETEDARYIGLTAPRFLLRLPYDRNENPVKSFDYQEDVNADHEHYLWGNTAYLLASNITDSFAKYRWCPNIIGPQSGGSVNDLPVHIYDSLGQLQSKIPTEVLITDRREYELAEEGFITLTMRKGSDNAAFFSANSIQKCKVFPPTREGKIAETNYKLGTQLPYMFIVNRLAHYIKVLQREQLGAWKERQDLQRELNQWIRQFVADQENPPSEVRSRRPLRGASITVSDVDGDPGWYQVSMSVRPHFKYMGASFELSLVGRLDKE; encoded by the coding sequence ATGTCATCAGAAACAGAATTAGAAGGATACAACGTTGAAGAGCGTGAGTATTCACCTTCATTACTAAATGAAATAATGGCTCAGACACGACTGACCCCTGGCGACGATGCCTATGATATTGCCAAGCAAGGAGTTTCAGCATTTATTAGCAATATCTTAGAAAATGGAAGCAATAACGAGCCTATCAACAAATTATTAGTTGATCGTATGATTGCCGAGCTAGACAGCAAGCTCAGTAAGCAGATGGATGAAGTTTTACATAGCTCACGGTTTAAAGAGCTAGAGTCGTCATGGCGGTCTTTGAAATTACTCGTTGATCGTACTGATTTTAAAGAAAATATTAAAAATCATATTTTGCATGCCACTAAAAGTGAGCTTTTGGATGATTTCGAGTATTCACCTGAAATCTCTCAATCGGGTTTCTATAAGCATGTTTATGCGAGTGGCTATGGGCAATTTGGTGGTGAACCGATTGCTTCAATTATTGGCAGCTATGAGTTTAATCAAAGTTCGGCAGATATGAAACTGCTGCAGTATGTTAGCTCTGTAGGCGCGATGGCACATGCTCCATTTTTATCTTCAGTTTCACCATCGTTCTTTGGTTTGAATAGCTTTACTGAATTGTCTGCAATCAAAGAGCTAAAAGCCGTTTTTGAGGGGCCTGCTTATGTGAAATGGCGAGCTTTGAGAGAAACGGAAGACGCTCGTTATATTGGCTTAACTGCCCCAAGATTTTTACTCCGTCTACCGTATGATCGCAATGAAAACCCAGTTAAGTCATTTGATTATCAGGAAGATGTGAATGCCGACCACGAGCACTATCTGTGGGGCAATACTGCATATTTGCTAGCTTCTAATATTACGGATAGTTTTGCTAAATATCGTTGGTGTCCAAACATTATCGGGCCTCAAAGCGGTGGCAGTGTTAATGATCTACCAGTGCATATTTACGATTCTCTTGGACAGTTACAATCAAAGATCCCAACCGAAGTTTTGATTACAGACCGCAGAGAGTATGAGCTTGCTGAAGAAGGTTTTATTACTTTAACCATGCGTAAAGGTAGTGATAATGCGGCTTTCTTCTCTGCTAACTCAATACAAAAATGCAAAGTTTTCCCACCTACTCGCGAAGGGAAAATTGCAGAGACCAATTATAAATTAGGTACTCAACTTCCTTATATGTTCATCGTGAACCGCTTAGCTCATTACATTAAGGTTCTACAGAGAGAACAGCTGGGGGCGTGGAAAGAGCGACAGGACTTACAGCGAGAACTCAACCAATGGATTCGCCAGTTTGTGGCCGATCAAGAAAACCCGCCATCTGAGGTTCGCAGTCGTCGTCCATTACGCGGAGCATCGATTACTGTGAGCGATGTTGATGGCGATCCGGGTTGGTATCAAGTTTCAATGTCTGTGCGCCCGCATTTTAAATATATGGGCGCAAGTTTTGAGTTATCTCTCGTCGGTCGCTTAGATAAGGAATAG
- the pgpA gene encoding phosphatidylglycerophosphatase A, with protein sequence MAKISKYDSQAAKARLRMSNPWHLLATGFGSGLSPIMPGTMGSIASIPFWLLLIQLPWQLYSLVVMFSICIGVYICHRTAKDMKTHDHGSIVWDEFVGMWITLMALPVNSWQWVLGGFLVFRVLDIWKPWPIRWFDRNVHGGMGIMVDDIVAGVLSAVIIYVIGHHWPIALFG encoded by the coding sequence TTGGCAAAAATTAGCAAGTACGACAGCCAGGCTGCGAAAGCGCGCCTGCGCATGAGCAACCCGTGGCATTTACTAGCAACAGGATTCGGCAGCGGTTTGAGCCCGATTATGCCCGGGACTATGGGGTCTATAGCCTCAATCCCGTTTTGGCTATTGTTGATCCAGCTACCGTGGCAGCTTTACTCGCTGGTCGTGATGTTTAGTATTTGCATCGGGGTTTATATCTGTCATCGCACGGCGAAGGATATGAAAACACACGACCACGGCAGCATTGTGTGGGACGAGTTTGTTGGCATGTGGATAACGCTGATGGCCCTACCCGTCAATAGTTGGCAATGGGTGCTAGGCGGTTTTCTAGTCTTTCGTGTGCTGGATATCTGGAAGCCGTGGCCAATTCGCTGGTTCGATCGTAATGTTCACGGCGGCATGGGTATCATGGTGGATGATATCGTGGCGGGTGTCCTCTCCGCGGTGATTATCTATGTGATTGGTCATCATTGGCCGATAGCGTTATTTGGTTAA
- the ribE gene encoding 6,7-dimethyl-8-ribityllumazine synthase: MKTIEGVVAAPQARVAIAIARFNNFINDSLLEGAIDALKRIGQVSDDNITVVWVPGAYELPLAVRALTDTNRYDAVVALGTVIRGGTAHFEFVAGECSSGLASVAMNSVVPVAFGVLTTESIEQAIERAGTKAGNKGAEAALTALEMINVLKAIKA, encoded by the coding sequence ATGAAAACGATTGAAGGCGTTGTTGCTGCTCCACAGGCTCGTGTTGCTATCGCTATTGCGCGTTTTAACAATTTCATTAACGACAGCTTGCTGGAAGGTGCGATTGACGCCCTGAAACGTATTGGCCAGGTTTCTGATGACAATATCACTGTAGTTTGGGTTCCGGGTGCCTACGAACTGCCATTAGCCGTTCGCGCGCTGACCGACACTAACCGCTATGATGCGGTTGTCGCCTTGGGAACCGTAATCCGTGGCGGTACTGCCCACTTTGAATTTGTTGCAGGAGAATGCAGCTCTGGTCTGGCAAGTGTAGCCATGAACAGCGTTGTACCTGTCGCATTTGGCGTACTGACTACCGAAAGTATCGAACAAGCCATTGAACGTGCTGGGACTAAAGCGGGCAATAAAGGTGCAGAAGCTGCCCTGACCGCTCTCGAAATGATCAATGTTCTTAAAGCAATTAAAGCCTGA
- the yajC gene encoding preprotein translocase subunit YajC produces MSLFISDAVASAGAPAQGSPYSLVIMLVVFGLIFYFMILRPQQKRAKEHKKLMDAISKGDEVLTNGGLIGRVTKVAETGYIAIALNDTTEVIIKRDFVTAVLPKGTMKAL; encoded by the coding sequence ATGAGTTTATTCATTTCCGACGCTGTGGCATCTGCTGGGGCACCGGCTCAGGGCAGCCCGTACTCTTTGGTTATCATGCTGGTAGTGTTCGGCCTGATTTTCTATTTCATGATCCTGCGTCCACAGCAGAAACGTGCGAAAGAACATAAAAAACTGATGGATGCCATCAGCAAGGGTGATGAAGTTCTGACCAACGGCGGTTTGATCGGTCGCGTAACGAAAGTTGCTGAGACGGGTTACATTGCCATTGCTCTGAACGATACCACCGAAGTTATCATCAAACGTGATTTCGTGACCGCTGTTCTGCCGAAAGGTACGATGAAAGCGCTGTAA
- the tssE gene encoding type VI secretion system baseplate subunit TssE, with protein MPALTPWQRTRACSLFGRIDEGASIRSLDKSSDLLTSLKQNLNDVLNSRPGCCQSSPELGVVDFNDATGSSVDISASVCKAIQQCIENFDPRVRSVDVATFNKESDPLTLFFQVKAHIQFEDIDSVVNFNIQLDDSSRYQLR; from the coding sequence ATGCCTGCACTCACCCCTTGGCAAAGAACTCGGGCGTGTAGCTTGTTTGGGCGTATTGATGAAGGTGCATCGATAAGGTCACTGGACAAGTCCAGTGACCTACTTACGTCGCTGAAACAAAACCTTAACGACGTGTTGAACTCACGCCCAGGATGTTGCCAAAGTAGCCCCGAACTAGGTGTTGTAGATTTTAATGATGCAACAGGAAGCTCTGTCGATATATCTGCTTCAGTTTGTAAAGCGATTCAACAATGTATTGAGAACTTTGATCCAAGAGTAAGATCAGTGGATGTTGCCACCTTTAATAAAGAGAGCGATCCGCTAACGTTATTTTTTCAGGTCAAGGCGCATATACAATTCGAAGATATAGACAGTGTCGTCAACTTTAATATTCAGCTCGATGATAGCTCGCGTTATCAGCTGCGCTAA
- the secD gene encoding protein translocase subunit SecD: MLNRYPLWKYIMLIVALAVGLLYALPNLYGEDPAVQITGARGVAASETTLVQVRDELEKQHIASKSIALENGAILARFKDTDVQLRAREVLMDMLGDKYVIALNLAPATPMWLEAIGAEPMKLGLDLRGGVHFLMQVDMETALSKLQEQSMDMLRSDLREKGIPYSTIRKTDGSSNGVLITFRDAATRDKASSYLSPRYLNNLVFSKVGDNGLKAVMTDQRLQEAREYAVQQNINILRNRVNQLGVAEPLVQRQGADRIVVELPGIQDTARAKEILGATATLEFRLVNSNADSTAAASGRVPGDSEVKYTRDGRPIVMYKRVILTGDHITDSTSSQDEFNRPQVNISLDSAGGSAMSNFTKDNIGKPMATLFVEYKDSGKKDAGGKSILAKQEEVINVATIQSRLGNSFRITGIDNPNEARQLSLLLRAGALIAPIQIVEERTIGPTLGAENITQGLEACLAGLVISILFMLFFYKKFGLIATSALLANLVLIVGIMSLLPGATLTMPGIAGIVLTLAVAVDANVLINERIKEELSNGRSVQQAINEGYQGAFSSIFDANVTTLIKVIILYAVGTGAIKGFAITTGIGVATSMFTAIIGTRAIVNLLYGGKRINKLSI; the protein is encoded by the coding sequence GTGTTAAACCGTTATCCTTTGTGGAAGTACATCATGCTGATCGTGGCGCTAGCCGTTGGTCTGCTTTACGCACTTCCTAACCTTTATGGCGAGGATCCGGCTGTTCAGATCACTGGCGCGCGCGGTGTCGCCGCCAGTGAAACAACACTGGTCCAAGTCCGTGATGAGCTTGAAAAACAGCACATCGCCAGCAAGTCTATTGCGCTGGAAAATGGTGCCATTTTGGCACGCTTCAAAGATACTGACGTTCAGCTCCGTGCACGTGAAGTGCTGATGGATATGCTGGGCGACAAATACGTTATTGCATTGAACCTTGCTCCGGCAACGCCGATGTGGCTTGAAGCCATTGGCGCGGAACCGATGAAGTTAGGTCTGGATCTGCGCGGTGGTGTGCACTTCCTGATGCAGGTTGATATGGAAACGGCTCTGAGCAAACTGCAAGAGCAAAGTATGGATATGCTGCGCAGTGATTTGCGTGAAAAGGGCATTCCATATTCAACAATCCGTAAAACTGACGGTTCCTCCAATGGCGTCCTGATTACATTCCGTGATGCAGCGACTCGTGATAAAGCGAGCAGCTATCTTTCGCCTCGTTACCTTAATAATCTAGTCTTTAGCAAGGTTGGCGATAATGGTCTGAAAGCAGTAATGACCGATCAGCGTCTGCAAGAAGCTCGCGAATATGCTGTTCAGCAGAACATCAATATCTTGCGTAACCGCGTCAACCAGTTGGGTGTTGCCGAACCGCTCGTTCAGCGTCAAGGTGCAGATCGCATCGTGGTTGAGCTGCCGGGTATTCAAGATACTGCACGTGCAAAAGAAATTCTGGGTGCAACCGCGACCTTGGAATTCCGTTTGGTAAACTCGAATGCTGACAGCACTGCTGCTGCTAGTGGACGTGTGCCGGGCGATTCCGAAGTGAAGTACACACGTGATGGGCGTCCGATCGTGATGTATAAGCGCGTTATCCTGACCGGCGATCATATTACCGATTCTACCTCGAGCCAAGACGAGTTTAACCGCCCTCAGGTTAATATCTCGCTCGACAGCGCCGGTGGTAGCGCGATGTCTAACTTTACGAAGGATAACATCGGTAAACCGATGGCAACTCTGTTCGTTGAGTATAAAGACAGCGGTAAGAAAGATGCGGGCGGCAAATCAATTCTGGCTAAGCAAGAAGAAGTGATTAACGTTGCGACTATTCAGTCTCGTTTGGGGAATAGCTTCCGTATCACCGGTATCGATAACCCGAATGAAGCACGTCAGCTTTCGTTGCTGCTGCGCGCGGGTGCGTTGATTGCGCCAATTCAGATCGTTGAAGAACGCACTATCGGCCCGACTCTAGGCGCTGAGAATATTACCCAAGGTCTGGAAGCGTGCTTGGCTGGTTTGGTTATCTCGATCCTGTTCATGCTGTTCTTCTATAAGAAATTTGGTCTGATAGCGACCTCTGCGTTGCTGGCTAACCTCGTGCTAATCGTTGGGATTATGTCTCTGCTGCCGGGGGCGACTCTGACCATGCCGGGTATTGCGGGGATTGTGTTAACCCTTGCAGTAGCAGTAGATGCTAACGTACTGATAAACGAACGTATTAAGGAAGAACTTAGTAACGGGCGTTCAGTACAGCAGGCGATCAACGAAGGTTATCAAGGCGCATTCAGCTCCATTTTTGATGCTAACGTTACGACGCTTATCAAGGTCATCATCCTGTATGCCGTTGGCACCGGGGCAATTAAAGGCTTTGCGATCACGACCGGTATTGGTGTGGCGACGTCAATGTTTACCGCCATCATCGGTACTCGTGCCATCGTAAACCTATTGTACGGCGGCAAGCGCATCAACAAGCTGTCTATCTGA
- the secF gene encoding protein translocase subunit SecF, whose protein sequence is MAQEYSVEQLNYGRRVYDFMRWDYWAFGISGFLLILSIAIIGVNKFNLGLDFTGGTVIEVSLEKPADMDMMRDALQKAGFVDPLLQNFGSSRDIVVRMPPTTSEASGEALGSKVLGVINEATNQNATVKRIEFVGPSVGEDLAQHGAMALLVALLAILIYVGVRFEWRLAAGVVIALLHDVIITLGVLSLFHIEIDLTIVASLMSVIGYSLNDSIVVSDRIRENFRKIRRGTPYEIFNVSLTQTLHRTLITSGTTLMVILMLYLFGGPMLKGFSLTMLIGVSIGTASSIYVASALALKLGMKREHMLQQKVEKEGADQPSILP, encoded by the coding sequence GTGGCACAGGAATATAGTGTTGAGCAATTAAACTACGGCCGTAGAGTCTATGACTTTATGCGCTGGGACTACTGGGCTTTCGGTATTTCTGGTTTTCTGTTGATACTTTCTATCGCAATTATTGGCGTGAATAAGTTCAACTTAGGACTCGATTTTACCGGTGGTACCGTCATCGAAGTTTCGCTGGAAAAACCAGCGGATATGGACATGATGCGTGATGCTTTGCAGAAAGCCGGCTTCGTTGATCCGCTGTTGCAGAATTTTGGTAGCAGCCGTGACATTGTTGTGCGTATGCCTCCGACTACCAGCGAAGCGAGTGGTGAAGCGTTAGGCAGCAAAGTCCTTGGCGTGATTAACGAGGCCACCAACCAGAATGCAACGGTAAAGCGTATTGAGTTTGTCGGGCCGAGCGTTGGTGAAGATCTGGCACAGCACGGTGCGATGGCGCTGTTGGTAGCGCTGCTTGCCATTTTGATCTACGTTGGTGTTCGGTTCGAATGGCGTTTAGCTGCTGGGGTGGTTATTGCATTGTTGCATGACGTGATCATCACCTTGGGCGTATTGTCGTTGTTCCATATTGAGATCGATTTAACCATCGTCGCATCGCTGATGTCGGTTATCGGCTACTCACTTAACGATAGTATCGTGGTTTCCGACCGTATTCGTGAGAATTTCCGCAAGATCCGCCGCGGAACACCTTACGAAATCTTCAACGTGTCGTTGACACAAACGTTACATCGAACATTGATCACTTCAGGCACCACGTTGATGGTTATCCTGATGCTGTATTTATTCGGTGGGCCGATGCTGAAGGGCTTCTCGCTGACCATGCTGATCGGTGTTTCTATCGGTACGGCCTCTTCCATCTATGTCGCATCCGCGCTGGCGCTGAAACTTGGCATGAAGCGTGAACACATGTTGCAGCAGAAGGTAGAAAAAGAAGGGGCGGATCAGCCGTCAATTCTGCCGTAA
- the thiL gene encoding thiamine-phosphate kinase, whose protein sequence is MACGEFDVIARYFNRHRTARRDVQQGIGDDCALLSVSEKQLIAISTDTLVSGIHFLPDIDPADLGYKSLAVNLSDLAAMGADPAWVSLALTLPEINEPWLARFSDSLFEQLDYYGMQLIGGDTTRGPLSITYTINGLVPAGRALLRSGARIGDWIYVTGTLGDSAAGLAILQNRLSVEDDEERNALIHRHLRPHPRVLQGQALRDLASSAIDISDGVVSDLGHILKASDCGANLYLDDLPMSASLTNNTTPEQALRWALSGGEDYELCFTVPELHRGALDVALGLLGADFTCIGQIAPAADGMRFWRGNAQVELDLQGFDHFGKN, encoded by the coding sequence ATGGCATGCGGCGAATTTGATGTTATTGCCCGCTACTTTAACCGTCATCGGACGGCTCGTCGGGATGTGCAGCAGGGAATTGGTGATGATTGTGCCCTGCTTTCCGTTTCTGAAAAACAGCTGATTGCAATCAGCACCGATACCCTAGTATCTGGCATTCATTTCTTACCTGATATCGATCCTGCCGATTTAGGCTATAAATCTTTAGCTGTAAACCTGAGCGATTTGGCGGCTATGGGGGCAGATCCTGCATGGGTTTCTTTGGCACTGACGCTCCCTGAAATCAATGAGCCGTGGCTTGCACGTTTTAGCGATAGTTTATTCGAGCAGCTTGATTATTACGGTATGCAGCTAATTGGCGGTGACACCACCCGCGGCCCGTTAAGCATCACCTACACCATCAATGGCCTAGTGCCTGCTGGGCGCGCATTACTGCGCAGCGGCGCCCGTATCGGTGATTGGATTTATGTTACCGGTACGTTAGGAGATAGCGCCGCTGGATTAGCTATTTTACAGAATCGACTTTCGGTAGAAGATGATGAGGAGCGTAATGCGCTAATTCATCGCCATCTGCGACCCCATCCGCGCGTGTTACAAGGACAAGCATTGAGAGATCTTGCCAGCTCGGCGATTGATATTTCTGATGGTGTTGTTTCAGACTTGGGGCATATTCTGAAAGCTAGCGATTGTGGTGCTAATCTTTACCTAGACGATTTACCGATGTCAGCAAGCTTAACGAATAATACAACACCGGAACAGGCACTACGGTGGGCGTTGTCCGGCGGCGAAGATTACGAGCTATGTTTTACCGTTCCTGAGCTGCATCGTGGTGCGTTAGATGTTGCACTAGGCTTGTTGGGCGCTGATTTTACCTGCATTGGACAAATTGCCCCAGCGGCTGATGGTATGCGGTTCTGGCGTGGTAACGCTCAGGTGGAATTAGATCTTCAAGGATTTGACCATTTTGGCAAAAATTAG
- the tssB gene encoding type VI secretion system contractile sheath small subunit — translation MNKKSEGSVAPKERINIKYVPSTGEQHDEVELPLNLLVIGDLKGTTEDALIEERPAVSIDKYNFSSVMKEADIQLDMDVPNRLEDNAKDDLRVRLNFESMIDFTPDRVARQVPELNKLLELREALVALKGPLGNIPAFRSRLQSLLSDESLRDQLLSELNMSIAAGESK, via the coding sequence ATGAATAAGAAATCAGAAGGTAGTGTCGCTCCCAAGGAACGAATTAATATAAAGTATGTTCCATCTACGGGGGAGCAGCATGATGAAGTTGAATTACCTTTAAATCTGCTTGTTATTGGCGATTTAAAAGGGACAACAGAAGATGCTTTAATTGAGGAGAGGCCTGCGGTCTCTATCGATAAGTATAACTTCTCATCGGTAATGAAGGAAGCTGATATACAGCTAGATATGGATGTACCAAATCGCCTAGAAGACAATGCTAAAGACGACCTACGCGTACGGCTTAACTTTGAATCAATGATTGATTTTACCCCCGACCGTGTCGCCCGTCAGGTGCCAGAGCTAAATAAACTTTTAGAGCTTAGAGAAGCACTGGTGGCATTAAAGGGGCCATTAGGGAATATTCCAGCCTTTCGTTCTCGCTTACAATCGTTATTGTCTGATGAATCGTTAAGAGACCAGCTATTAAGCGAGCTAAATATGTCTATTGCTGCTGGTGAATCTAAATAA
- a CDS encoding DUF3251 domain-containing protein, translating into MSIFRPLFVLAPLALMLTACASDPKTEALQSEVQELTQKVQKLSTEAEYLERQKAMNENNEQRIYLIPAANSDALGITSLGQLRILISHLEPEADGSKAVLQIKTANGSILPSFTGSLEWGTLNQATLEPDQSSILSQNISFTSPAAPTNVTSMEVRFSDISPENLGFIRLSGLERQ; encoded by the coding sequence ATGTCTATATTCCGCCCTTTATTCGTGCTTGCCCCTTTGGCATTGATGCTAACGGCATGCGCTTCTGATCCTAAAACTGAAGCTCTTCAGTCTGAAGTTCAGGAGCTGACACAAAAAGTCCAGAAACTAAGCACTGAAGCTGAGTATCTGGAGCGTCAGAAAGCGATGAACGAAAATAATGAACAGCGTATTTACCTGATCCCTGCGGCTAATAGTGACGCATTAGGGATCACAAGTCTTGGTCAACTACGCATCTTAATCAGCCATCTTGAGCCTGAAGCAGACGGCAGCAAAGCCGTATTGCAGATCAAAACGGCCAATGGTTCGATTTTGCCTAGCTTCACCGGCTCTCTGGAATGGGGTACGTTAAATCAGGCAACGCTGGAACCTGACCAAAGCAGTATCCTGTCGCAAAATATCAGCTTCACGAGCCCTGCTGCACCAACCAATGTCACCAGCATGGAAGTCCGCTTCAGCGATATCTCGCCGGAGAACCTTGGTTTCATCCGCCTCAGTGGCTTAGAACGTCAGTAG
- the nusB gene encoding transcription antitermination factor NusB translates to MKPAARRRARECAVQALYSWQISKNDIADVEYQFLSEQDVKDVDISYFRELLSGVATNAEYLDGLMAPVLSRQLEELGQVERAVLRISLFELSKREDVPYKVAINEGIELAKTFGAEDSHKFVNGVLDKVAPTIRKSKR, encoded by the coding sequence GTGAAACCTGCTGCTCGCCGCCGCGCCCGTGAATGTGCTGTTCAAGCACTTTATTCTTGGCAGATATCCAAAAACGACATTGCTGATGTTGAGTATCAGTTCTTGTCAGAGCAGGACGTCAAAGATGTCGATATTAGCTACTTCCGTGAGCTATTGTCTGGTGTCGCTACTAACGCAGAATATTTGGATGGCCTGATGGCGCCAGTATTATCGCGTCAGTTGGAAGAATTGGGTCAGGTTGAGAGAGCGGTTCTGCGTATTTCTCTGTTTGAACTGAGCAAGCGCGAAGACGTCCCTTACAAAGTTGCAATTAATGAAGGTATTGAGCTCGCAAAAACTTTTGGCGCTGAAGATAGCCACAAGTTTGTTAACGGCGTACTGGATAAAGTTGCTCCAACAATTCGTAAATCTAAAAGATAA
- the nrdR gene encoding transcriptional regulator NrdR — MHCPFCSAVDTKVIDSRLVGDGTQVRRRRQCLVCNERFTTFEVAELVMPRVIKSNDVREPFNEDKLRSGILKALEKRPVNSDDVEMAISHIKSQLRATGEREVPTKMVGNLVMDALKKLDKVAYIRFASVYRSFEDIREFGEEIAKLQD; from the coding sequence ATGCATTGCCCATTTTGTTCCGCCGTTGATACCAAAGTTATTGATTCCCGTTTGGTTGGTGATGGTACTCAAGTGCGCCGCCGCCGCCAGTGTCTGGTTTGTAACGAACGTTTCACCACCTTTGAGGTTGCTGAACTGGTGATGCCTCGCGTCATCAAAAGTAATGACGTTCGAGAACCGTTTAACGAAGATAAGTTACGCAGTGGCATCTTAAAAGCATTAGAAAAACGCCCTGTAAACTCAGATGACGTTGAAATGGCGATCAGCCATATTAAATCTCAGTTACGTGCCACCGGCGAGCGCGAAGTTCCTACTAAAATGGTAGGCAACCTCGTCATGGATGCGCTGAAAAAACTCGATAAAGTTGCCTATATCCGCTTTGCTTCCGTATATCGTAGCTTTGAAGACATCCGCGAGTTTGGCGAAGAAATCGCGAAACTACAGGACTAG
- the ribD gene encoding bifunctional diaminohydroxyphosphoribosylaminopyrimidine deaminase/5-amino-6-(5-phosphoribosylamino)uracil reductase RibD: protein MQQDQQRGDEFYMARAFELARRGRFTTTPNPNVGCVVVLNNEIVGEGYHLRAGEPHAEVHALRMAGEKARGATAYVTLEPCSHHGRTPPCADALIAAGVSRVVAAMQDPNPNVAGRGLFKLQQAGIDVSHGLMMNEAEAVNRGFLKRMRTGFPFVQLKMAASLDGKTAMASGESQWITSAAARQDVQRYRAQSSAILSSSATVLADDPSLTVRWDELDVTTQQAYPKEHLRQPLRVIVDSQNRVTPAHKIVSQLGETLLARIHPDEQVWPEGVKQLSIPQYGQGLDLVVLMMQLGKQQINSVWVEAGASLAGALLQAGLVDELIVYIAPKLLGDSARGLCVLPGLTELADAPQFVFSEVMPVGSDLRVVLRNAY, encoded by the coding sequence ATGCAGCAAGATCAGCAGCGTGGCGACGAATTTTATATGGCGAGAGCCTTTGAGCTAGCACGCCGTGGGCGTTTCACCACCACGCCGAATCCCAATGTTGGCTGCGTTGTCGTTCTTAACAATGAGATTGTAGGGGAAGGTTATCACCTACGCGCCGGTGAGCCTCACGCTGAGGTTCATGCGTTACGTATGGCAGGGGAGAAAGCCCGCGGCGCAACGGCCTATGTCACCCTTGAACCATGCAGCCATCACGGACGCACACCACCTTGTGCCGATGCGTTAATCGCTGCTGGCGTCAGCCGAGTGGTTGCGGCAATGCAGGATCCGAACCCCAACGTCGCAGGACGCGGTCTATTCAAGCTGCAACAAGCAGGTATCGATGTTAGTCATGGTCTGATGATGAATGAAGCCGAAGCCGTCAACCGTGGCTTTCTCAAACGCATGCGGACTGGTTTCCCTTTTGTGCAACTGAAGATGGCGGCATCTTTAGATGGCAAAACGGCGATGGCATCTGGCGAAAGTCAGTGGATCACGTCGGCTGCGGCACGGCAGGACGTGCAGCGATACCGTGCCCAGAGCTCAGCAATATTGAGCTCCAGCGCCACGGTGCTGGCTGATGATCCCTCACTTACCGTGCGCTGGGATGAATTAGATGTAACGACTCAGCAGGCCTACCCGAAAGAGCATCTTCGCCAACCGCTACGCGTTATTGTTGATAGCCAAAACCGCGTCACACCAGCGCATAAAATTGTCTCACAGCTGGGCGAGACGCTGTTGGCAAGAATTCATCCTGATGAACAAGTGTGGCCAGAAGGTGTCAAGCAACTCTCTATTCCACAGTACGGCCAAGGGCTGGATCTGGTTGTGTTAATGATGCAACTGGGCAAGCAGCAGATCAATTCGGTTTGGGTGGAAGCTGGTGCATCCTTGGCCGGAGCTTTGCTACAGGCTGGCTTAGTCGATGAGCTGATTGTTTATATTGCGCCAAAACTGCTGGGCGATAGCGCGCGCGGTTTGTGCGTATTACCTGGTTTGACTGAACTGGCGGATGCACCTCAGTTTGTATTTAGCGAAGTGATGCCTGTGGGCTCAGATTTACGTGTTGTACTACGTAACGCGTACTAA